The Eleutherodactylus coqui strain aEleCoq1 chromosome 6, aEleCoq1.hap1, whole genome shotgun sequence genome window below encodes:
- the PEX11B gene encoding peroxisomal membrane protein 11B yields MDSWVRFSSQSQAKERLIRAAQYACTLLGYTLQKKGVSNDIIASIKQLEAHLSLGRKLFRLGNSVDALESAKRAIHLSDVVLRLCITVSHLNRAMYFACDNILWLGKSGLSKGMDQEKWSQRSFRYYLFSLIMNLSRDLYEMKLLMELETGARRSCKASAENGTVCPPGDHLPRQLRLVIQVLRSNPPLLLDVVKNACDLFIPLDKLGLYKTNAGVVGLCGLTSSILSILTILHPWLKLKP; encoded by the exons GGCGGCTCAGTACGCCTGCACGTTATTGGGGTACACACTACAGAAGAAGGGGGTCAGTAATGACATCATTGCAAGCATCAAGCAGCTGGAGGCGCACCTGAGCCTGGGCCGGAAGT TGTTCCGATTGGGTAACTCGGTGGATGCCTTGGAGTCAGCGAAGCGCGCCATCCACCTGTCGGATGTGGTACTGCGGCTCTGCATCACCGTCAGCCACCTGAACAGGGCCATGTACTTCGCTTGTGACAACATCCTGTGGCTGGGGAAGAGCGGCCTGTCCAAAGGCATGGACCAGGAGAAGTGGAGCCAGCGCTCCTTCAG GTATTACCTCTTCTCTCTCATCATGAACCTGAGCCGGGACCTCTACGAGATGAAACTGCTGATGGAACTGGAGACGGGCGCCAGGCGCTCCTGTAAGGCTTCAGCTGAGAACGGCACTGTGTGCCCGCCGGGTGACCACCTACCGCGCCAGCTACGCCTGGTCATCCAGGTCCTGCGTAGTAACCCCCCGCTGCTGCTGGACGTGGTGAAGAACGCCTGCGACCTCTTCATCCCGCTGGACAAGCTGGGACTGTACAAGACCAACGCGGGTGTGGTGGGGCTGTGCGGCCTGACCTCCTCAATCCTGTCCATCCTCACCATCCTCCACCCATGGCTGAAGCTGAAGCCCTAA